The following coding sequences lie in one Flavobacteriales bacterium genomic window:
- a CDS encoding PD40 domain-containing protein, with the protein MKISNCLYLVFFLLLAEATTAQKLHYELPENASKLFQAGNYVKALELYRDIYKKDLTDTKNAYYFGVCLINTFDFDDGIKTLEKIHNKPDCPSEAWFYLAKGYHATLRFDKAIEYFKKFVGLNNGSALIDEANRYIQMCLNAKQLVKDPINITFENLGPNVNSKGKDYLPLITDHESYLLFTTRREGTTGKVYDLEGYYTADIYTSKFKTTAWSRAMALGYPNSYGNEQTAGISENGGIIFYYVNNPDSKNNLQMAEKAKSSFKKSALIKDKHINAKSSEQISATITDKKDIIIYSSNTANGKGGFDLYISRLLPNNTWSNPENIGDVINTPYNENYPYLTNNGKTLYFASEGHNSIGGYDIFKCEFDDNAETWSKPENIGYPLNSPLDDYSICFTQDKKFAYVGAFRKDTYGDYDIYKVTFNNETPPLTTIKGYILNQDSVVHNKPIRMEVFNQTTGDLQGIYESNAKGTYIMILPPGKYNLIADLPNNQTFNQKFDVKDRKYFKPEINRNIRINFVATENHNDLTNDH; encoded by the coding sequence TGCTAGTAAATTATTCCAAGCAGGTAATTATGTTAAGGCTTTAGAGCTTTATCGAGATATTTACAAAAAAGATTTAACAGACACTAAAAATGCTTACTACTTTGGAGTGTGCTTAATCAACACTTTTGACTTCGATGATGGTATTAAAACGTTAGAGAAAATTCATAACAAACCAGACTGTCCTTCTGAAGCTTGGTTTTATTTGGCAAAGGGTTACCACGCCACACTTCGTTTTGATAAAGCTATTGAATATTTTAAAAAATTTGTTGGTTTAAATAATGGCTCTGCATTGATTGATGAAGCAAACAGATACATCCAAATGTGTTTAAATGCTAAACAATTGGTAAAAGACCCTATCAATATTACGTTTGAAAATCTTGGTCCCAATGTAAACTCTAAAGGAAAAGATTATTTACCACTTATAACAGATCATGAATCTTACTTATTGTTTACCACCCGTAGAGAAGGAACTACTGGCAAAGTTTATGATTTAGAAGGATATTATACTGCCGATATTTACACCTCAAAATTTAAAACAACAGCATGGAGCAGAGCTATGGCATTAGGTTATCCAAATTCTTATGGAAACGAACAAACAGCTGGTATTTCTGAAAATGGGGGAATTATTTTTTATTATGTAAATAACCCCGACAGCAAAAATAATTTACAGATGGCTGAAAAAGCAAAATCTTCATTTAAAAAGTCTGCTTTAATTAAAGATAAACACATCAATGCAAAATCAAGCGAACAGATATCAGCTACAATTACCGATAAAAAAGACATTATAATATACAGTAGTAACACCGCTAATGGAAAAGGAGGTTTTGATTTATATATCTCTCGATTACTTCCAAACAATACTTGGTCAAACCCTGAAAATATAGGCGATGTAATCAATACTCCTTATAATGAAAACTATCCCTACCTTACTAACAATGGAAAAACATTGTATTTCGCATCAGAAGGTCATAATAGCATTGGTGGGTACGATATTTTTAAATGTGAATTTGATGACAATGCTGAAACATGGAGTAAGCCTGAAAATATTGGGTACCCATTAAACTCGCCTTTAGATGACTATTCTATTTGCTTTACGCAGGATAAAAAATTTGCTTATGTAGGAGCATTTAGAAAAGATACTTATGGCGATTATGACATTTATAAAGTTACTTTCAATAACGAAACTCCACCACTTACTACTATTAAAGGTTATATTTTAAACCAGGATTCTGTTGTACATAATAAACCTATCAGAATGGAGGTTTTTAACCAAACTACAGGCGATTTACAAGGCATATACGAGAGTAATGCAAAAGGAACTTACATTATGATTTTACCACCTGGTAAATACAATTTAATTGCAGACCTACCAAACAATCAAACATTTAATCAAAAGTTTGACGTAAAAGACAGAAAATACTTTAAACCCGAAATAAACCGAAATATTCGAATTAACTTTGTGGCAACCGAAAATCATAATGATTTAACCAATGACCACTAA
- a CDS encoding RNA pseudouridine synthase, with protein MTTKIDTLEVLYEDNHIIAVNKKSSDIVQGDKTGDTPLNEIVKSYLKEKYNKPGDVYLGTVHRIDRPVSGVVLFAKTSKALERLNKMFKEKDVQKTYWAIVKNKPENHEGHLVHYLKKNEKNNKSTAYIKEISEAKKSELNYKVIHQFNNYYLLEIKPLTGRHHQIRVQLSVINCPIKGDLKYGFNRSNPDSSISLHARKVEFIHPVSKEDITIIAPPNLSDPLWREAQELFTNS; from the coding sequence ATGACCACTAAAATTGATACGCTTGAAGTACTATACGAAGACAATCATATTATTGCGGTAAATAAAAAATCATCCGATATTGTTCAAGGCGATAAAACTGGAGATACCCCTCTCAACGAAATCGTAAAATCTTATCTAAAAGAAAAATACAATAAACCTGGCGATGTTTATTTAGGTACAGTTCATCGTATTGATAGACCAGTAAGTGGTGTTGTTCTTTTTGCCAAAACCAGCAAAGCATTGGAGCGATTAAACAAAATGTTTAAAGAAAAAGATGTTCAAAAAACTTATTGGGCAATTGTTAAAAACAAACCAGAAAACCACGAAGGTCACTTAGTGCACTATTTAAAAAAGAACGAAAAAAATAACAAATCTACTGCTTACATTAAAGAGATTTCAGAGGCTAAAAAATCAGAACTCAATTATAAAGTAATACATCAGTTTAACAATTATTATTTATTAGAAATCAAGCCATTAACAGGTAGGCATCATCAAATAAGGGTTCAACTTTCTGTCATAAATTGCCCAATAAAAGGCGATTTAAAATATGGGTTTAACCGTTCCAATCCTGACTCTTCAATTAGCCTACACGCTCGAAAAGTAGAGTTTATTCATCCAGTTTCGAAAGAAGATATTACCATTATTGCTCCGCCTAATTTATCCGACCCATTATGGAGAGAAGCTCAAGAACTGTTTACTAACAGTTGA